A part of Gadus morhua chromosome 17, gadMor3.0, whole genome shotgun sequence genomic DNA contains:
- the LOC115529670 gene encoding endonuclease domain-containing 1 protein-like, with the protein MTSSVTGGWPLALVILLLVAMDSTATGRTGMIHVEEWDEFFLEKIPPEIPKVLVKGKILDQNRYKPIRQTYKNEARFMTLYDERNKIPVFSAYKYTGHIEGRSNTNWKPEPQLDAKQQATIKDWPKGISHDKGHLYPCFHADSKDDQKSTFMLTNCVPQVASFNRGRWCQMENYVKVLMDKYCSNQNNHLEAFVIVGAVPSDKYMGTVNIPKTLWAAFCCYSKERGRWLASAHYGANEEVPKDDRKKMKPITLAELKTDLNIRPFPNENCLAHSVMPDDPIPEEGENCDFPNNRKKQRIRFPDSG; encoded by the exons ATGACGTCATCAGTGACTGGTGGCTGGCCATTGGCTCTTGTCATTCTGCTTCTGGTGGCCATGGATTCTACAGCCACTGGGCGCACGGGGATGATACATGTCGAGGAATGGGATGAATTTTTCCTGGAAAAAATCCCACCAGAAATACCAAAAGTGTTGGTGAAAGGGAAAATTTTGGACCAGAATCGCTACAAGCCCATAAGGCAGACTTATAAAAACGAAGCAAGGTTCATGACACTCTATGACGAACGGAATAAAATCCCAGTGTTTTctgcatataaatacacaggacACATAGAAGGGAGATCCAATACCAATTGGAAGCCTGAGCCACAG cTTGATGCCAAACAACAGGCTACAATAAAGGACTGGCCTAAGGGTATTTCACATGATAAGGGCCATTTATATCCATGTTTTCATGCAGACAGCAAAGATGATCAGAAATCCACATTCATGCTGACCAATTGTGTTCCACAAGTTGCATCATTCAATAGGGGAAGATGGTGCCAAATGGAGAATTATGTCAAAGTTTTGATGGATAAATACTGTTCAAACCAAAACAATCACCTTGAGGCATTTGTTATTGTTGGAGCAGTTCCCAGTGATAAATATATGGGAACTGTCAATATTCCAAAAACTCTCTGGGCGGCATTTTGCTGCTATAGCAAAGAGCGGGGTAGGTGGCTGGCCAGCGCACACTATGGTGCCAATGAGGAAGTACCTAAAGATGACAGGAAAAAGATGAAGCCCATAACTTTAGCAGAACTGAAAACTGATCTTAATATTAGGCCGTTTCCAAATGAGAATTGCCTTGCACACTCAGTTATGCCGGATGATCCTATACCTGAAGAGGGAGAAAATTGTGATTTCCCTAACAACAGAAAGAAGCAACGCATCCGCTTCCCTGACAGcggataa